A DNA window from Shewanella baltica contains the following coding sequences:
- a CDS encoding class I SAM-dependent methyltransferase encodes MSVIHAPIVTPAALITEFAWPVSRFDGLKVLDLACGSGRNGLWFLAQGAEVIFIDRDLSAMSHIEHVNARKYQWDLEAEAAPSLPIEEYDIVLVFNYLHRPLLPKIAKAVKTEGLIVYETFTTQQAESGRPRNPDFLLTENELKSVFANWQPLHYFEGRLCDPQSTHSSYKAQLIARKPKT; translated from the coding sequence ATGTCTGTAATCCATGCGCCAATCGTGACACCCGCAGCCTTAATCACTGAGTTTGCTTGGCCTGTTTCTCGCTTCGATGGACTTAAAGTGCTCGATCTTGCCTGCGGCTCCGGGCGTAATGGCTTGTGGTTTTTAGCGCAAGGGGCTGAGGTGATATTTATCGACAGAGATTTGTCTGCCATGTCGCACATTGAGCATGTGAACGCCCGCAAATATCAATGGGATTTAGAAGCCGAGGCTGCGCCATCGCTACCGATTGAAGAGTACGACATAGTGTTAGTATTCAATTATCTGCATCGGCCATTATTGCCGAAAATTGCCAAGGCGGTTAAGACTGAAGGCCTTATCGTCTATGAAACCTTTACCACACAACAGGCTGAGAGTGGGCGGCCACGTAACCCCGATTTCTTACTCACTGAAAATGAACTCAAATCAGTGTTTGCTAACTGGCAACCTTTACATTACTTTGAAGGTCGATTATGTGATCCGCAGTCCACTCACAGCAGTTATAAAGCACAGTTGATTGCGCGAAAACCTAAAACGTAA
- a CDS encoding cytochrome C biosynthesis protein, with amino-acid sequence MTKYLSKISLFCSLLFLFAFSIPSWAETSPASSADQTWHYVNAQGELKIKLYFFWSKTCPHCAEAHPFIDSLPQKYPWIELESHMVSAPGVQDIWQTIAAKTTTEARSVPYMASCEKAVVGYSSEAVTGEFLVNRLKNCYLSLGGKLSEADLPTKGVVSTSASTETDAPLFGTCGTDTGEGTCDATSLGDATEPSSVQSEVQPVELPLVGVVTPETMSLPLLTLVLAGVDAFNPCAFFVLLFLLSIMVNAKSRSRMLLVGGIFVFFSGFIYFLFMTAWLNIFQLLGAGSDGGMIILAAGCLALIAGVINIKDYFFTKGEVTLSMSAENRTSLIKRMGKLSNSSSLGALLIGSTVLAVLANAYELLCTAGFPMIYTSVLSMHNLPDIERYMYLVLYNIVYVIPLAIIVIVFSATLGKRKLTEKEGQALKLMSGVMMLGMGIALVIDPTALQNVALALGLILGSLGITAIIVIGRKLFSAKAK; translated from the coding sequence ATGACAAAATATCTATCTAAAATCTCGCTGTTTTGCTCTCTATTATTCCTCTTTGCCTTTTCCATCCCGAGCTGGGCCGAAACATCGCCAGCAAGCTCAGCGGATCAAACTTGGCATTATGTGAATGCTCAAGGTGAACTCAAAATTAAACTGTATTTCTTCTGGTCCAAAACCTGCCCACATTGTGCAGAGGCCCATCCTTTTATTGATTCATTACCGCAAAAATACCCTTGGATAGAACTCGAATCCCATATGGTGTCCGCTCCAGGCGTGCAGGATATTTGGCAAACTATCGCCGCAAAAACCACGACAGAGGCGCGTTCTGTGCCCTATATGGCCAGTTGCGAAAAAGCCGTGGTGGGCTATTCGAGCGAAGCGGTCACGGGCGAGTTTCTCGTCAATCGACTGAAAAATTGCTATTTATCCCTTGGCGGTAAACTCAGCGAAGCGGACTTGCCCACCAAAGGCGTTGTCAGTACGAGCGCGAGTACAGAAACCGATGCGCCGCTATTTGGCACCTGCGGCACAGATACAGGTGAAGGCACCTGCGATGCCACCAGCTTGGGTGACGCTACAGAACCGTCGTCAGTGCAATCTGAAGTGCAGCCCGTTGAGTTGCCCTTAGTGGGCGTAGTGACACCTGAGACTATGTCTTTGCCGCTGCTCACCTTAGTGCTTGCAGGGGTTGATGCCTTTAACCCCTGCGCCTTCTTCGTTTTACTGTTTTTATTGTCGATCATGGTTAATGCCAAGAGTCGCAGCCGCATGTTGCTCGTCGGCGGGATTTTCGTGTTCTTCTCAGGCTTTATCTATTTCTTGTTTATGACAGCATGGCTGAACATCTTCCAGCTGTTGGGCGCAGGCAGTGATGGTGGCATGATCATCTTAGCGGCGGGTTGTTTGGCCTTAATCGCAGGGGTCATCAACATTAAAGATTACTTCTTTACTAAGGGGGAAGTGACGCTGTCGATGTCGGCGGAAAACCGGACGAGCTTGATAAAGCGCATGGGTAAACTGTCAAATTCGAGTAGCTTAGGCGCCTTACTTATTGGATCGACCGTACTAGCAGTCCTCGCCAACGCCTATGAACTGCTCTGTACCGCGGGCTTCCCAATGATCTACACCAGCGTGCTTTCTATGCACAATCTGCCAGACATTGAACGCTATATGTATTTGGTTTTATATAACATTGTTTACGTGATCCCGCTGGCGATTATCGTTATCGTCTTCAGCGCGACCTTAGGTAAACGTAAACTGACTGAAAAAGAAGGCCAAGCCCTAAAACTCATGTCAGGTGTGATGATGTTGGGTATGGGTATCGCGCTGGTTATCGACCCTACCGCACTGCAAAATGTGGCGCTGGCACTGGGGTTGATCTTAGGCTCATTGGGGATTACAGCCATTATTGTCATCGGCCGCAAACTGTTCTCGGCTAAGGCCAAGTAA
- a CDS encoding organic hydroperoxide resistance protein, giving the protein MKTLYETRATAKAGRHGQVSTDDGLLDVALAYPKAMGGSGLATNPEQLFAAGYAACFSNAVLHVAKIGKVDITEAPVSAVVGIGANDAGGFALAVALEVTLDLPQEAAEALVRHAHQVCPYSNATRNNIDVKLSVNGVALG; this is encoded by the coding sequence ATGAAAACACTTTATGAAACACGTGCCACAGCAAAAGCGGGTCGTCATGGTCAAGTTAGCACTGATGATGGTTTACTGGATGTGGCGTTAGCCTATCCAAAAGCCATGGGCGGTAGCGGACTTGCCACTAACCCAGAACAACTGTTTGCCGCAGGTTATGCTGCCTGTTTCTCAAACGCCGTTTTGCATGTTGCTAAAATCGGCAAAGTGGATATTACCGAAGCGCCAGTCAGTGCGGTTGTTGGCATAGGTGCCAATGATGCCGGCGGTTTTGCATTAGCGGTTGCTTTAGAAGTCACCTTAGATTTACCACAAGAAGCCGCTGAAGCCCTAGTGCGTCACGCGCATCAAGTTTGTCCATACTCGAACGCTACACGCAATAACATCGACGTGAAACTGAGCGTAAATGGCGTAGCCTTAGGTTAA